A single genomic interval of Zobellia nedashkovskayae harbors:
- the trhA gene encoding PAQR family membrane homeostasis protein TrhA produces the protein MNEKIAFTKEEKFNTFSHGVGVLLALIGMILLLVKNVNKSPYSIFSILLYSFTLISMFGVSTVYHLTTNPRLKSELRVVDHINIYFLIAGTYTPIALITLYNGNGWNIFYAIWGIAFVGTLFKLFYTGKYEFQSLLFYVAMGWLIVLDYENLLNSMSPLGIWLLLLGGLFYTFGILFYAWKRIPFNHFIWHLFVLAGAGFHWFLTYLIVV, from the coding sequence ATGAACGAAAAAATAGCATTTACAAAAGAAGAAAAATTCAACACTTTTTCCCATGGTGTAGGGGTATTATTGGCGTTGATAGGGATGATATTATTGCTGGTTAAAAACGTCAATAAATCACCTTATTCAATATTCTCTATTTTACTTTATTCTTTTACCCTAATTTCTATGTTTGGGGTTTCTACAGTCTATCACCTTACTACTAATCCAAGGTTAAAGAGTGAATTACGGGTTGTTGATCATATAAATATCTATTTTTTAATAGCAGGAACATACACGCCTATAGCTCTGATTACATTATACAATGGAAACGGTTGGAATATTTTCTACGCCATTTGGGGTATTGCTTTTGTGGGTACTTTATTCAAGTTATTTTATACTGGTAAATATGAATTTCAATCCTTATTGTTTTATGTGGCAATGGGATGGTTGATTGTATTGGATTATGAAAATCTTCTTAACAGTATGTCACCTCTAGGAATTTGGTTGTTGCTTCTTGGAGGGCTCTTTTATACCTTTGGAATTCTCTTTTATGCGTGGAAGCGAATACCATTTAATCATTTCATATGGCATCTTTTTGTTTTAGCTGGTGCTGGTTTTCATTGGTTTCTCACGTATTTGATTGTTGTTTAA
- a CDS encoding DUF7133 domain-containing protein: MKYFKYPVFLGTLLILLTNCNTSYDEPRISLKGYEVESGFELDVIASEPLLKAPVQIDFDSKGRIWVAEMSGFMQDIAGTDEDLPSGAIKILEDKDEDGVMDHAKIFIDSLVMPRALTLVYGGLLYAEPPNLYFVEIDKNDRPQNRVLVDSLYALEGNPEHQPNGLELNIDNWIYNAGSHFRYQRKNGNWIKEPTTHRGQWGMSHDNLGRLYYNNNSTQLLGDYILPNRMIRNEFLQPQKGVNQKLSKDQRVYPLHAAKVNRGYVEGVLDKDSLLLEVTAACGPLVYRGGVFSEEYEQNVFVCIPEINAVKRNILTFYGDSITGQQAWHDKEFLASTDEGFRPVNLSTSPDGSMYVIDMHRGIIQHHAFLSPYLKKLSKQMQLDTLINFGRILRVGKKSIEKFSVPDLDKVSSNELVELLKHKNGYIRDQAQHRLVYKEEVSVVTELQQLAQNIEYPIAQMHALNTLNGIGTGLSFDLLLNIAEKSNVDVICHVLVLLEDYVTIENKEKARQLFRNLIKKESNGVDLYLATVLGKWSIVSKDDFNPIIKRLVERHENSQLITEALLSGMSLLNEDVLTDLNKTIIEDSLFQEQFSKNIKRKEENKKNSIYVSMGANEDSRTKGAKLYRKICAACHLVNGTGAEELAPPLVGSEHILPPEKLTMIILHGLKGPIEVAGKIYNLNHAMPGLNTNESLSDKDISSIISYVTNAFSKNPSGFSPEKVKELRELKSKNGSEYTLEELEEKLDSLSK; encoded by the coding sequence ATGAAGTATTTTAAATACCCTGTTTTCCTTGGGACTCTCCTTATTTTATTGACCAACTGTAACACTTCTTATGATGAACCCCGTATTTCTTTAAAAGGTTATGAGGTAGAATCGGGTTTTGAACTAGACGTTATAGCATCAGAACCACTTTTAAAAGCTCCTGTTCAAATTGATTTTGATTCTAAAGGCCGAATTTGGGTTGCCGAGATGTCAGGGTTTATGCAAGATATTGCCGGTACTGATGAGGATTTACCATCTGGTGCAATCAAAATTTTGGAAGATAAGGATGAAGATGGAGTAATGGATCATGCCAAAATATTTATCGATAGTTTAGTTATGCCAAGGGCATTGACTTTAGTTTATGGAGGGTTGTTATATGCAGAACCACCTAACTTATATTTTGTAGAGATTGATAAAAATGATAGACCTCAAAACCGGGTTTTAGTAGATTCTCTTTATGCTCTTGAAGGTAATCCGGAACACCAACCGAACGGTTTAGAATTAAATATTGATAATTGGATTTATAATGCAGGCTCTCATTTTAGATATCAACGTAAAAATGGAAATTGGATTAAGGAGCCTACGACACATCGTGGGCAATGGGGTATGTCTCATGACAATTTGGGTAGATTGTATTATAACAACAACTCTACTCAGCTGTTGGGGGATTATATTTTACCAAATCGGATGATTCGTAATGAATTTTTACAACCTCAAAAAGGTGTGAATCAAAAACTTAGTAAAGACCAAAGAGTTTATCCGTTACATGCTGCTAAAGTCAATCGTGGTTATGTAGAGGGAGTGTTAGATAAGGATAGTCTTTTACTGGAAGTAACAGCTGCTTGTGGGCCTTTGGTGTATAGAGGAGGAGTTTTTTCAGAGGAATATGAGCAAAATGTCTTCGTTTGTATTCCAGAGATTAATGCCGTCAAAAGAAATATATTAACGTTTTATGGGGATTCTATAACAGGACAACAGGCTTGGCATGATAAAGAATTTTTAGCCAGTACGGATGAAGGTTTTCGCCCAGTTAATTTGTCAACCTCACCGGATGGTAGTATGTATGTAATAGATATGCATAGAGGAATAATACAACATCACGCCTTTCTAAGTCCGTATTTGAAAAAACTCTCAAAACAAATGCAGTTGGATACGTTGATTAATTTTGGACGCATTCTACGAGTGGGAAAAAAATCTATCGAAAAATTTAGTGTACCGGACCTAGATAAAGTATCCTCTAACGAACTTGTTGAGTTATTAAAGCACAAGAATGGTTATATCAGAGATCAGGCACAACATCGATTGGTTTATAAGGAAGAAGTTAGTGTTGTAACGGAACTTCAGCAGTTAGCACAAAATATTGAATATCCAATAGCCCAAATGCACGCTCTTAATACGCTCAATGGTATAGGGACAGGTTTGTCTTTTGATTTATTATTGAATATTGCGGAAAAAAGTAATGTGGATGTTATTTGTCATGTACTTGTACTTCTTGAAGACTATGTTACTATAGAAAATAAGGAAAAAGCAAGGCAACTATTTAGAAATCTAATTAAGAAAGAAAGTAATGGTGTTGATTTGTATTTAGCAACAGTATTGGGCAAGTGGTCTATCGTTTCAAAAGATGACTTTAATCCTATTATAAAAAGATTAGTTGAAAGACATGAGAATAGCCAGTTAATTACAGAAGCACTGTTAAGTGGCATGTCTCTATTGAATGAAGATGTATTAACTGATTTGAATAAGACTATTATAGAAGATAGTTTGTTTCAAGAACAATTTTCGAAAAATATTAAACGTAAAGAAGAAAATAAAAAAAATTCTATTTACGTCAGTATGGGAGCAAATGAAGATTCTCGAACAAAAGGAGCTAAATTATATCGAAAAATTTGTGCAGCCTGCCATCTGGTTAATGGAACGGGCGCAGAAGAATTGGCCCCACCTCTAGTTGGATCAGAACACATACTTCCTCCTGAAAAGTTAACAATGATAATATTACACGGTCTTAAGGGGCCTATTGAGGTAGCTGGTAAAATATATAATTTAAACCATGCTATGCCTGGATTAAATACTAATGAATCTTTAAGTGATAAAGATATTTCATCCATCATTTCTTATGTTACAAATGCTTTTTCTAAAAACCCCTCAGGCTTTAGTCCTGAAAAAGTGAAAGAACTCAG
- a CDS encoding sulfocyanin-like copper-binding protein, which yields MQTLYRILFFSSLFLISQFGSAQSAMAKKEAQYYSIVDVPIPNDVMLEVGGLTLTDEDKLGVATRRGEVWVIDKPYGNSPDYTRFASGMHEALGLNYKDKSFYLAQRGELTRLDDKDNNGIADVYKTIYSWPLSGNYHDYSYGPKFTENGDMLVTLNLSWIGHGASLVKWRGWMLRITPEGEMTPIATGLRSPSGFVINTEGDVFYSENQGDWVGSGRITHLEKGDFAGNPEGLVWTDDPKSPLKLKKEDIEEQSGLTLYEYAKKVPELKVPAIWLPHTILGISTSDMIYDTTKGKFGPFEGQMFVGDQGHSKIMRVYMEKVNGIYQGAVFPFVEGFSSGILRMLWGSDNSMFVGMTSRGWSSTGKKMFGLQRLKWSGKVPFEVKTIKAEDDGFFLEFTKPINKKMGGDISSYQITTFNYLYHNTYGSPIVDQQKAVVTNADVSDDGLSVKLTANGMRLGFIHQLKIPELKANSGEKLLHDIGYYTLNEVPGGTLKSIPIENTYGKDGLVQTKRVNEMPLTWVNGPDEEIVISTKPGLKYDIAELKLQRKSKVAITFSNNDDMLHNLVITDRGKESVDKVGDLALHLGLDGADLNYVPDTDLVLAHTGIVQPETDETIYFDVPKFAGEYCIVCTFPGHSASMRIKLIVE from the coding sequence ATGCAGACTTTATATAGAATATTATTTTTTTCATCCCTATTTCTTATTTCTCAATTCGGCTCGGCGCAATCGGCCATGGCCAAAAAAGAGGCTCAGTATTACAGTATTGTGGATGTTCCCATACCCAATGATGTGATGTTAGAAGTTGGTGGTTTGACCTTGACAGATGAGGATAAGCTTGGTGTTGCGACAAGAAGAGGAGAGGTATGGGTTATTGACAAACCTTACGGTAATTCACCAGACTACACTAGATTCGCTAGTGGTATGCACGAAGCCTTAGGTTTAAATTATAAGGATAAGAGCTTTTATTTAGCTCAGAGAGGTGAGTTGACTAGACTTGACGACAAAGATAATAACGGCATTGCAGATGTGTATAAAACTATTTATTCATGGCCATTATCAGGTAATTATCATGACTATTCTTATGGTCCCAAGTTTACTGAAAATGGAGATATGTTGGTAACGTTGAATCTCTCTTGGATAGGTCACGGAGCTAGTTTGGTTAAATGGAGAGGATGGATGTTAAGGATTACTCCTGAAGGGGAGATGACTCCGATTGCCACAGGCTTGCGGTCTCCTTCTGGCTTTGTAATTAATACGGAAGGTGATGTTTTCTATTCTGAAAACCAAGGGGATTGGGTTGGCTCTGGTCGAATAACGCATCTAGAGAAAGGTGATTTTGCAGGAAATCCGGAAGGTTTGGTATGGACGGATGACCCTAAATCGCCATTAAAACTTAAAAAAGAAGATATAGAAGAGCAATCTGGTCTAACTCTTTATGAATATGCAAAAAAAGTCCCTGAATTGAAAGTTCCTGCCATTTGGTTACCACACACTATTTTGGGTATTTCTACTTCAGATATGATTTATGATACTACAAAAGGCAAATTTGGACCTTTTGAAGGGCAAATGTTCGTTGGTGATCAAGGCCATAGTAAGATTATGCGTGTTTATATGGAAAAGGTAAACGGTATTTATCAAGGCGCAGTTTTTCCTTTTGTAGAGGGATTTTCTTCGGGAATTCTGAGAATGTTGTGGGGTAGTGACAACAGTATGTTTGTTGGTATGACCAGTAGAGGGTGGTCATCTACCGGTAAAAAAATGTTCGGACTACAGAGGTTAAAGTGGAGCGGTAAAGTTCCATTTGAAGTTAAAACAATAAAGGCTGAAGATGATGGGTTCTTTTTAGAATTTACAAAGCCCATAAATAAAAAGATGGGAGGAGATATATCTAGCTATCAGATAACAACATTTAATTATTTGTACCATAATACCTACGGAAGTCCTATTGTTGATCAACAGAAAGCTGTGGTAACAAATGCGGATGTTTCAGATGATGGGCTATCTGTTAAATTGACTGCAAATGGCATGCGTCTGGGGTTTATTCATCAATTGAAAATTCCAGAATTAAAAGCTAATAGTGGGGAGAAGCTTTTACACGATATTGGATACTATACATTAAATGAAGTTCCAGGAGGTACATTGAAATCAATTCCAATTGAGAATACATATGGAAAGGATGGATTGGTACAGACCAAAAGAGTAAATGAAATGCCTTTGACATGGGTAAACGGACCAGATGAAGAAATAGTAATTAGTACAAAACCAGGTTTAAAATACGATATAGCAGAGCTTAAGCTGCAAAGAAAATCCAAAGTTGCAATTACATTTAGTAATAATGATGATATGCTCCATAATTTAGTAATAACGGATCGTGGTAAAGAATCTGTAGATAAAGTTGGAGATTTGGCGCTACATTTAGGGTTGGACGGTGCAGATTTAAATTATGTTCCAGATACTGATTTGGTACTTGCTCATACAGGAATAGTGCAGCCAGAAACAGATGAGACAATTTATTTTGATGTTCCTAAATTTGCAGGAGAATACTGTATTGTTTGTACCTTTCCAGGACATTCGGCTTCAATGAGGATAAAACTTATTGTAGAGTAA